GCACCGAGGCCCCGGCCGCGCCGGCCCCCGCCGACGACGTGCCGGGCGCCGGCTGGGCCACGGTTGCCCCCGGCTCCGCCCCCGCGTCGCCGGCCGAGCTCGCAACGCCGGCCGAGCCCGCACCGCTCGTCGAGCGGAGCGGCGAAGCCGCGGAGTCGAGGCCGTCCGCCCCCGCACCCGCCCCCGCACCCACCCCCGCACCCGCCGCCCCCGCCCCCGAGTCGGAGGCCCCGGCGCCCGCGCCGCTGACGCTGTCGGCCCTGCGGTCGGCGTGGCCGCAGATCCTCGAGCGCCTGCGCGCGGACGCGCCGCAGAGCGCGCCGATCGTCGAGGCATCGCGCGTGGCCGAGGTGCAGCCGGGCGACGTGCTGATGATGTCGTTCCCGAACCAGGCGGCGATGGGCGCGTTCCGCGGCGCGGCGAGCGACGACCTGCGCTCGGCGATCCTCGGCGTGCTGGGCGTGCGCGTGAAGTACCGTGCCCGCGTCGACCCGCCGCGCACCGACGACGTGCCGCCGGCGCCGGACGACGACCCCGACCCGGGCCCGGACGACCCCGGCCCGCGCGACCCCGCCCCGGGCACCGATTCGTCCCGGGCGCAGCCGCCGCGCCAGATGGCGTACGCGGCGGCGACGGTGTCGGAGTGGGCGGTGGCCCCGATCCCGGGCGCCGCGGTGGCCCCTGCGGCCCCGATGGCGCCGCCGTCGCTCGCCGTCGACGACGACCCCGAGGAGGCCGTGGTCCCGCCCACCGCGCGGGTGCCCACGCTCGAGCGCGAAGGCGCGGTCCTGCCCACCGACGTGCCGGTCGACGAGGAGGAGCCGGACGAGCCCGCGGTCGTCCCGGAGCGCCCCACGGTGCAGCGGCGCCAGGTCGTCGTGCCCGACGGCGTCGAGCGCCGCGGCGAGGCCGTGGTGCGGCAGATCCTCGGCGCCCGTTTCCTGCACGAAGAGCCCTACGAGTCGCCGACTCGTTTCGCCTGATCAGAAGGATGATCCCGAAGAATGTATGACGGCATCGTCCAGGAGCTGATCGACGAGCTCGGCCGCCTTCCGGGCATCGGCCCCAAGTCGGCCCAGCGCATCGCGTTCCACATCCTGCAGACGCCCACGTTCGACGTCTCTCGCCTGTCGCAGCTGCTGGGCGAGGTGCGCGAGCGGGTGAAGTTCTGCGAGATCTGCGGCAACGTCTCGGAGCAGGAGCGGTGCGCGATCTGCCGCGACCCGCGGCGCAACCCCGAGATCATCTGCGTGGTCGAGGATGCCAAGGACGTCTCGGCGATCGAGCGGACCCGCGAGTTCCGCGGCCTGTATCACGTGCTCGGCGGCGCGATCAGCCCGATCGGCGGCGTCGGCCCCGACGACCTGCGCATCGCCCAGCTGATGCAGCGCCTCGCCGACGGCACGGTGCAGGAGGTCATCCTCGCCACCAACCCGAACCTCGAGGGAGAGGCCACCGCCGCGTACCTCAGCCGGCTGCTCACGACGATGCAGATCACCGTCTCGCGCCTCGCGTCGGGTCTGCCCGTCGGCGGCGATCTCGAGTACGCTGACGAGGTCACCCTCGGCCGCGCGTTCGAGGGTCGCCGCCGCCTCTAGCGCGACGGCGCGAGGGTCAGGACGCGCCGCCGTCGCCGCCGGTGATGCCGCCGAAGCCGCGCGACGCGTCGTTGGCCCGCAGCGACTCCATCCGCATCAGCTCGTGCCGGCGGCGGTCCTGCTCGGCGGTGCGCTCGTCGGCGCGAGAACCGGTGCGGCGGGCGAAGAAGGCCACCGCGACGAGGGCCGCGATGACGAT
This genomic interval from Microbacterium sediminis contains the following:
- the recR gene encoding recombination mediator RecR codes for the protein MYDGIVQELIDELGRLPGIGPKSAQRIAFHILQTPTFDVSRLSQLLGEVRERVKFCEICGNVSEQERCAICRDPRRNPEIICVVEDAKDVSAIERTREFRGLYHVLGGAISPIGGVGPDDLRIAQLMQRLADGTVQEVILATNPNLEGEATAAYLSRLLTTMQITVSRLASGLPVGGDLEYADEVTLGRAFEGRRRL